The window AGTACTCGTCCTCCTCAAGGATGATCTGCAAAAAAGGATCAAGGATTTAACGAGAAACAAACAATGGGAAAAAGAAAACTAATATTGCAATGTATTTTCAAGAGAAATTGGTTTGACTACCAAACGTGTTGCTAGAAAACATTCATCTGGTCGAACCAGTTTATATGGTTGGACAAAGACACGAAGTTGATAAGTGTGtatttatatacacatagatGTATAGATGATATACCTCCTTGGAAGCGCCGGTGGTGGTTCCACGTTTGTAGGTGTGGGAATTACCGTTAAGAATGTAGGTAATCTCCAACCCCACAATGTTATCTCCGTAATAGATTCGAAGTTTGGTAATGTGGTCGGCTTGTCCCATATCCCACACATTCCCTCCGTTGCCACCCCATGGCCCCACCTTCACCATTCTCCCCTGCGTGCATCAGAATAAACACCACATGTCATCCATCCATCTATGTTGTAGTATACGAGCAAGAGTAGTTGAAGAAGTCAGAAAAGGGATGGAATTTTGAAGACTAACAACGCCACTCACCATATTAGCAGCAACTGAGAATAATGAATGGACGCGCACACTCCCTTGGCGGCAGAAGATGCTATTGCAGGACTTGGTGCTGGGAAGGGCATCGGatgagggtatttatagcccaccattctagtttggataagtatgagctgatgtatACATCAAGGAAGAATTGCACCCCCCACCACCACCGTCCTAAAATCTCACGGAAACGTGAAACATGCATATTCCgtgctcttccttttttttattgcttGCATGCAGTGTAATTAATTGTTTGCTAGGAACGAGATGCGAGGACTTCCGACGGAGTCGGTGAGTAAATATGATAATCTTGAACACGGTGGCCGGATGGTTGAGCCCAACAGCACCACTATCTCCTTCCATTGCCTCAGACGACGAGCTCCATCTGCATCTTGTCCTTGTGGATAACCTCCAATTATAAGGAAACATGGGTTTGGTGGTCGGCCGCCTCGTCTCCTTCCTTCAGATGAGAAAGGACGGGCTCCATTGTCCACGGCCTGCCTGCTTAGTGCTTAGAGCCTCTAACTTCTTCGTCTCGTCTCGTACTTGTCATGACAGACGCATGCCCATTATTGTCACCAAGGTGAGGTGTGGTTAGGAAAATTATCTATCaagaataatcaaataaatttgattatttcTTATTGACACCTCTAATATTGTTTTGAACATACAAATGCTAATCGATAAAGAattgtttttaaatataattttcagttaCCTAAGGAATATGAATCATATTATTAAATGGCGAGGAGCCTGATCTCCTGACTTGATAATATGTTGGTTCACTCTAATGTGAACTTTATCATTTATTTCTATCATCATCACTAAAGTTTAAGATTTTTtcgaagaaaaataattatagactctaaaataaaaatcaatcctaGCAGAAGCAAGTATTGAAATAAAGAATTAGATATCATATCCAGGTAAAGAGAGTTACGcgctcatgcatataaaatctagtATATTTTGAAGATGTTAGATGACGAATCGAGTAAATATTTTGACTCTTTATAGCAAATATACCAAATCAAATCTCATCCTCGCCACTTACAtttgcaaagaaaaagaaaaaacattgtgACAATGGCTGTATGAATGAGAAAGTATTGTTACAAGAGTTATGGGTTTTGTATTTGAATACAAGTTACATTAGCTTGTAGTGGCCCTAGAGAACTCAAAATGAGATCCTTTATGCTCACACGATTCGTTCCCCAacttttcttttccataaaatCATGACATGCATTTTGGCTAAGGACAGGGTTCGTAAACTTGAGAGATCTATTCAACATATAAGTTATATATAAATTGAATGGACAAAATCTTGTCAAGGATGGTTCAAACTAAATTGTGATGGTTCGTTTAATGGAATAGATGGCGGTTTAGGATATGTTTTGCATGATTTGCTcaccatattatctttattggtggtaggtaaatataataaaaaggcaTTACGTCATATGAAGCGTAGTGGTGATCCAGGAGGGTAGGGTTTGAAAGCGGCTTCACGAAATGATGATATTTGGCGTATCGTCATAAAATCGAATTTTGAATTCATCGTACAAATTCAATGCAACTTCATCGTACCATGGATACTTCACAGTCCGGTCACTGACATTAAATATTTGTTACATAATTTCGAGGACTACAAGTTTATACATGTAATCAGGTGGCTATTCGGTTGGCCAATCACTCTGGAGTAATAAAATCTTCCTCATTTTAAAAGAAGGGAGTGACCCATGGAATATTTTGTGCTCGTTGATTGGATATCCGAGAATAAATAAGTATTAGACATtctgaaaaattattattattttttatttggacAAAAAAAAGACTTACATtacccaaatcaaatcatcagGCATATCACAAGAACGGCTTCCACGATGATATATTGTTCATATTTACGcgaaatgacataggaatgcaacCACCGATTGGATTCAACTATCATCATGTCGTCAATTAGCGTACAATAACCTGTGGACCCGTAACATATTTCTTGTTTTATTCAAAGAAacacaacgacgacgacgacgacaatttCTGCCACTTATTTATCGCCCCAACCAAGCAGATACATTGCAGCAGCCTAAGACACAGACACCATGGCGTGACGTGTGTTTAATTTGGTATAGTGCAGTAAACTCCGATTGCCTCGATGGCATCGATGGTAGAACCTTCACGTCCGAAGAAGCCTAGAATCTTACCCTCATCCTCTAGATTTAGGGAGAAATGACTGCCAATCGAATTGCCGGCGCTCACAGAATTGCCCTTGTTGGTCTCAAGGGTAAGTTGTGTTATGAAAACGTCTGTCGTCCACATCGTCTTGAAATGTCCAGAGATGAAAGTGAAGTATTCGTCCTCCTCTAGAGTAATCTATACAAGCAATCAAAGATGTAGTTAGACATAAACCACCAAAAAATAGTTAGGGAATTCGCTAGTATCCTAGGAATAATTAATTGTAACCTTTGATCAATAAATACTAAATGCATGTTTTCAGCTTTGACAGTACCTCTTTGTACTGGGGTGCATCACCTCCGACGTGGATGGTCTTCTTCTTGCCGTCGACGGTGAAGGTGAAGTCAAACGCGAATACGGCATcgttgtaatgaattttgacgttGCTAATGTGATCCGCCTGTCTCATATTCCAGGTTTTGCCGCCGTTGCCACCCCATGGTCCTTGCTGGAGCACGCCCGCCTGCAACCGCACCGGCCGCCAGCAACGAAACCACCACCAAATTAGTACCATATATAGCAACAAAAGATATATATACAGGCAGGCATGCAAGCATGGCCTGCCCCAAATTAACACACAAGAAAATCTATGAAGATTGCAAGAAATGGAATCAAGCATCGCACCATTATCCGACTTGTATGAACTACTTCTGCGGAAGATATTAGTATGTAATGCAGGTATGAATGCGcttgaagaagaagagcaacgaGTGGGGGTACTTATAGCCCTGCAGCCCTGAGTTTGGATAAGTATGAGGAGGCAGTGGCCCTTTTGCTTCGATGCCTGCCAACAGATCTCGCGCGTAGGTAAGCAAACAAACGTGAGTTTGGTGCGCGAGAACTGATGGATACACACGTTAATGCGTCATCCCTCCCGCAGTACATCAAGACGTATAATCCAAAATGAGATCCTTCCTTCTCCCATGCATGAAACGTGAAACATGTTGTGTAGCAAAGATTACGTCTTCTCCTATATGAAACGTGAAACATGCGGAAACAAGTTACGAGGACTGCGAAGAGAGCCGGTGCATCGTACAGAAAACCTTATCTCTTTCCATTGCCTGAGAGGGCGACCTCGAACCTCCACATGCTGCGCATCTCGAGCCTCAAACCTCGACTTCTCCTTGCCGTTTTGCATATGGACATGGCACTTCCGAAAACAATTGAGACTCCGCGTCCCACAGATCGAGATGAGCAGATTATGTCATGCGAGGTAGGATTCGGTAACATGGTTGGATATACTAATTTTACATTAGATGAGATATGCATGCATATCCGACCAACTTACTTTCTCACAGTACAGTTTGGATGGGAATTCAACTGCGAAACTTAATCTTCCAAGCTGACCATGTGGCGTCCTTACAAAGCGGCGATTAAATATAGACCGAGCAATTTTCTATTTTTTCTGAGACTCGTGATATAATAATTTAATGGTTGATATTGAAGGTGTATCCTATCAAAACATAGATGAACCACTAAAGATatgtataatttattaaaaaatagatattaatGTGTTATGTAACCAATAGCGAGCTGGGAAAAGCTTGTGAACGCTACATGGGAGGAGCACAAATTCTTCATCTCATTAACGACTCTTTTCCAACATATTCATTTGAAACATCACATTATCATCATCCTATTCCTATCCCGAAGAATTATCATATATGATGGGGAAGAAGTAAACTTATATCTGATAGAAGATATGAGAGAGGTACACGTGGAATAACATCCTTGCTTCCTTATATCCTCAATCGATCTATGATTTGAGGATAAATCATGAATTTGCGTAACTGATCTGATTACGTGATTTGAGCATTTGATCGACGGAAATCTCTTCCTCAATcacctcaatgaataaaattcatcCCTTTCACAATATATTACTCTATTCTACGTGGTATCAAAGTACCTGTTGTCTCGAGCAAAACATTGACCTTCCTCATCGTCCGACGACTGTAATCCCTCTTCTCTACTGTTTTGCCACTACCAATTTTTTCTTCTGCTCGGCGATCCATCTCCTAAGCCTGATCTCTCACAATCTGTCGATTTCACTATTCTGTTTGACAATTCTTCTCAGACCGCAAAACTTGCTCGGTGACTTATTATATTTACTGTCATTGCTGCGACTTCAGTCGCCGAAGGCCACGCTCCCCTTGAACGATCCAACGTCTCCCCTCTATCACTTCCATTCGACCCGTCGCCAGCGACCCTATACTCTTCCTCAGATCTATTGCTGCTCCTCATCATAACTCCTCACTACCGCTGTGTtggagatggaggagcaaggagaaacagaatactacgagtaaaaagaatcctttcgactcaagaaaactgatgtagtattaaaaacaggagaaTTGATAAGACACTTACATTTCTCTGCTTGCTATCTCAATCTCTCAATCTATATCTCAATGCCTTGttacatgaactacggtcctatttataggacctaatgacaaccaccctaaCTACTAGATCACGAGGTGGTTAATGAAACCAccatataactactagatcatgattcaagtggttattgaaatcatcatgtaaccactagatcatgataataatctagatagataactagaatcaaatctcaacactcccccttgattcatagatgcatggaagtgatttggtgaggatatccgcaacttgttcatccgttccacaatacttcattgtgaTGGCTCCACTTGCTTGAAGTACTCTTTAAAgctcctgcacaatcactatcagtgaaaccaaataatttgcatttaaattttgttttgaacatccaTTTTAACCCAATCACTTTCtttctcccaagtttcattcttctcagttgacttgatttcctccttcattgcttttctccattcctcttttttaactgcttcctcaaaagttgtcggacctgaaataaacaaagcaaatattgagttataaatttctgtcagtgatctgaaatttcttggaggggtttcatctgaggaatctgaatttgaactgctattgggtggctgacgatgaatttgttggagcaggatctgtcacttgattctgcgaagtgtctagttctgctggaatctgcatttgtgtttcacctttattggtctcccaattccaacttgccctttcatcaaacataatatttctgttaataataactttgccactaacagggttatataatcgatatgctttagattgtaaagaataaccaattaaaatgtatttctctgatttttcatcaagcttgtgatgattttgtgaattcaccaaagcataagcaatacaaccaagaataacacttggtttcataccataccaagcctcaaaaggagttcgattcataacagcctttgttggtgaaatattcaacaaataaactgctgttgcaactgcttctacccaaaactgatttggaagatgttttcctttaagcaaacttcttgccatttcaacgacagtccgattctttcgctcagctacaccattttgctccggtgtatatggtgctgtcaattctctgtggataccattttcttcacaaaaagaactaaactcattagataaaaattcaccacctctatctgtctgaagtgtctttatatatctaccactttgtctttctacaagtgccttatgttaggatcgagagcactaagaggggggggtgaattagtgcagcagaaatcttacagcaatttaaaaccgaaaggtgcgttcgttcgataaaatctattatgatgcaaaagccgattcacagtttgtatttaatcgcagtttgcgactaagcgcagattgcgtccaagttcagtttacgtctaaactcagttttacgtctaaacacagttttacgtctaaacgcagttttacgtctaaacgcagttttgcgtctgaacgcagttttacgtctgaactcagttttacgtctaaacgtagttttacgtctaaacacagttttacgtctaaacgcagttttgcgtctgaacgcagtattacgtctaaacgcagttttacgtctaaacgcagtttttcgtctaaacgcagttttacgtctgaacgcagttttacgtctaaacacagttttgcgtctgaacgtagttttacgtctgaacgcagttttacgtctgaacgcagttttacgtctaaacgcagttttgcgtctaaacgtagttttacgtctaaatgcagatactgaactttgaaaagcgttttatgaatgcgcagaaagcagtttgcagttataaatggaatcaatacgttaacgtaaactgcaatgtaaagatcgtacgaaaacatcgatttacgtcttagtgcagattcggaaagatctgaacttagagaatcgttcgtaaaagcgcagagggcaatagctatgtaggaggtttgcagtaatggtaaagtgctcaaaataaacgcaaaccagagatttagagtggttcggtcagccttgacctactccacttttggcttcctccactgataaggttgccgacgtcaactggaggccttccttcaataggcgaaggccaactgcccttttatagtttctctccttttgacaggctcaggagacaacccttacagatcttttctctcctctctttacaactcaagacttgaagaacagaagagaagagaacttttggactttacacaagtttgagctcttagaatcactgaaatgatcaagaattcggtgtggatctgtatcttttctgtgctgaatgggtggggtatttataggccccaacccagttcaattttggagctcaaaacgatcaaatcccggaattccgggatcaggcggttgcacctcttgactggagaggtggcaccgcctggtagagctcgaagactgagctcaggcgattgcacctctctgccagagctcgaagattaagctcggtggttgcaccgcctggcagagctcgaagtctgagctcggtggttgcaccacctggcaaagctcgaaactgagctcaggctgatgcacctctttgccagagctcgaagactgagctcggtggttgcaccgcctggcagagctcggtggttgcaccgcttggcagagctcgaagtctgagctcggtggttgttccgcctggcagagctcgaaacttgagctctggcggtgctacctcttgacagaggaggttgcaccgcccaatctcgcttggagactgagccctgggcggttgcacctcttggctggggcggttacaccgcccagtctcgctgggagacttagcctgggcggtgctacctccaaccctggcggtggcacctctttcactattccagctcacttggtttggctccaaacttggtccaaaccagtccgaacttgggcctaattggcccctacttgggttataggattaacacctaatcctaaccctaattaacgtgctaactatgaatttaaagacattttctaagctattacaaagtccgcaagtcaagacttcttctggcgagcttccggcaaacttccggcggtcttccgatgaactctcggaaaccattctgcggactcccggcaagctcctagacttcacgatttgatcttagcaagttccaacgagcttcgtcggcaagctccgatctttctcggcgagctccgtgaacttccaacgaaccttccggtgagcttccgaaaaacccttcagcaagctcccaactcattctcggctatttccggtagcattcccgacgaaccttcggacttccgtcgaactctcgaactcgcaacaaatccttcgcgcttgactccgacactttgtttcgctttatgtcttcattgttatcatagttaatcctgcacaacaaaacaaaacttcgatcgagacaattaatcctaagcaattaaccaagttgtccgacatgtcattggtccctcgacgcttcgtccgattctttggcgcatcgtcctcttctgcagcctattgcccaatcggccagtcgactccgcaactccgatatccttggcacaatacccgctcttcttggcccgatgcccgagtccacggcccgaagccttctgtcgatacgttgaccgatccaccggcccgacgtccaatcttctgacatgttccttcggcacaacatgattttcctgctttaattgtctcatcctgcgtcactcaaaacgcagattaaatcataaatatatatcaagtagtttcatcatcaaaatacgagattcaacaatgtccccctttttgatgatgacaaccacttgatgacggagttaaacttaactcccggagtttaaacaaactccccctatcaatatgccatattgatagaaccttgaattcaaactgaattcaagtctttgcaatattcatcatgaatgcttgcaacacgtcaacatgaacatatgcataaacttatg of the Musa acuminata AAA Group cultivar baxijiao chromosome BXJ2-10, Cavendish_Baxijiao_AAA, whole genome shotgun sequence genome contains:
- the LOC135625697 gene encoding agglutinin-like, which translates into the protein MMETLKSALRMNRGDGGFGALDLLLCNLLLLDNVGEHDVLGELDDGDVSLLLARAIRNLERSASYRATCFFSTLLKNSMEAGVLQQGPWGGNGGKTWNMRQADHISNVKIHYNDAVFAFDFTFTVDGKKKTIHVGGDAPQYKEITLEEDEYFTFISGHFKTMWTTDVFITQLTLETNKGNSVSAGNSIGSHFSLNLEDEGKILGFFGREGSTIDAIEGRMVKVGPWGGNGGNVWDMGQADHITKLRIYYGDNIVGLEITYILNGNSHTYKRGTTTGASKEIILEEDEYFTSISGYFHALSNYQRHAIVMLLTLDTNKGASISVGNKTGSSFALTLEEGSRILGFFGRAGTAIDAIGIHCSLPN